The Bifidobacterium crudilactis region TCCGTCATTGCCCGCATTGCCGAGAGCGTCGTATCTTGATGCGTAGATGCCGGGTTATTCTGCGCACGGGGTTCCTCTCGTTCGACCAGATCCTTAATGATGGAGAAGAAGACGCTGAGCGCCGTAATGGCTAACGTCCTGTCGTCGGACGCTTGGAATAATCGATCGAGTTGGTGAACGATGTTTCGTCCGGTCGCATCCTCGGGCCTCAACAGGGCAAACGGGATGTCCTTGTTTTCGATAAGCGGCAGGATGAAGTGCCGATACACTTCAGGCGGTGCACCGACCCGTATCGGATGTATCAGTGCGCAATAGAAATCGCATTCCTCACCGTCATCGGAGAAACCGTAATGCAGCGCTCTGGAATTGATGAAGATGGCCTCGCCTTCATCGACGCGAACGATCTCTCCGTTCACGAAATACATCATGTGACCTTTGAGGACCCTGGTGAATTCCAGATCCATATGCCAGTGGCAGATTGCCCTCATCCTTGGGTACAGACTGAGGCGACCTTGCTGAAGGTACAGGAATGTGGTCGGATACCTGTACCGCACCGACTCGGACCCGTCAGGCCTCACCGTGATGGCACTGGGACAATTCAATGCCATCGCGGCATTGCGACGAGACTCTTCCATACTGCCTGCAAGTGTATGTTCATTCATACGGTTTAAGCGTAGATGAATTTGGTAAATATTACTATTTTCAGAGCAGTATTTGTCAATACTCTAGGGTTTTTTGGGCGTATCTATCATTACAGTGGTCGCGTGGATACACAATCAACACCTGAAACAGAAAAAGAACGCATGCTCTCCGGCGAGTTGTACATCGCCCAGGATCCTGAACTGGCACGAGATAACAGGCGCAAACGCCGATTGGTCTGGGCAATCAACACCTCCGCTTGGGATGCATCCGACGAACGCATGAAACTGTTCGATGAACTCTTCGGAGCTCTGGGCGAGAATGCCTGGCTGGAGCCGCCGTTCAACTGCGATTACGGTTCGAACATTGTTATCGGCAAGAACTTCTACGCCAACATGGATTGCATATTCCTAGATGTAGCACGCATCACCATAGGCGACAACGTTTTTTTCGGACCACGAGTGGGCCTGTACACCCCCTATCATCCGATAGACGCAACGGTTCGCAACGCACAGATGGAAGGCGCGCTGCCGATCACCATCGGGGACGATGTCTGGTTTGGAGGCAATGTAGTGGTGGGACCAGGCATCACCATCGGTTCCGATGTCGTTATCGGAGCCGGTTCTGTGGTGGTCAAGGACATTCCCCCGCATTCGGTGGCGGTTGGTAATCCCTGCCGCGTGATCCGCAGGATCTCCGACGAAGACCGGAGAT contains the following coding sequences:
- a CDS encoding sugar O-acetyltransferase, with amino-acid sequence MLSGELYIAQDPELARDNRRKRRLVWAINTSAWDASDERMKLFDELFGALGENAWLEPPFNCDYGSNIVIGKNFYANMDCIFLDVARITIGDNVFFGPRVGLYTPYHPIDATVRNAQMEGALPITIGDDVWFGGNVVVGPGITIGSDVVIGAGSVVVKDIPPHSVAVGNPCRVIRRISDEDRRYWMDKARAYRRSKSGDE
- a CDS encoding helix-turn-helix transcriptional regulator; the protein is MNEHTLAGSMEESRRNAAMALNCPSAITVRPDGSESVRYRYPTTFLYLQQGRLSLYPRMRAICHWHMDLEFTRVLKGHMMYFVNGEIVRVDEGEAIFINSRALHYGFSDDGEECDFYCALIHPIRVGAPPEVYRHFILPLIENKDIPFALLRPEDATGRNIVHQLDRLFQASDDRTLAITALSVFFSIIKDLVEREEPRAQNNPASTHQDTTLSAMRAMTDYIQHHYMENITLSDIACAGAVGRSTCGAIFRHTLAQTPMQYTVSMRVHAAAGLLRDTELPVASVAKNTGFSSAGYFAKTFNKVMGCTPKAFRNTHD